Below is a window of Acidobacteriota bacterium DNA.
GATCCTTGCCAAGCACAGTTCCCTGCCCAACGATTACGCCGGCGCTCACGCCAACGGCTTTGTATTCCGTCTTATGCAATGCCTCGATCGCGCGAGCAAACGCAAGCTTGGGATTGGCGGCAACCAGCAGATTCCGCGGCGAGCCCGCAATCGGAGCGGATACGATGACCGCCGTAGCGCGGGATTCGGTTATACGAGCTGCATACGCGGGACTCGCCGCCAAAGTCACATCACCTTCAGACGCGAGATCGAACGGTCGAGCGCGACTGATATCGGCATCCGGCTCGCCTATCAACTCGGCCCCGACCAATTGTGCAAGCTCAGCCAGCTTGAGCATAGACATCGCGCTCCAGTCGTGTGGAGGGAGAGTTTCCCATGTGCGGGGCTCGCAAGCAACCTGCGGACTTTTATCATGAGTCCATTCCGGGGATCTTGACTCCGCAAAAATGCCGGTGTAGCTTGCGACTTCTCTTCAGTCTGGTTAATCTCGATACTTGCCGGAATCAATTCATTAGTTTCACGTTAGAGGCGATCATAACCCCAATGCTGAAGCGCACACCGCTCTATGAATCCCACGTTACACTTGGCGCTCGAATGGTTGAATTCGCCGGCTGGGACATGCCGGTTCAGTACACAGGACACGTCCAGGAACACTTGGCTGTCCGCGAGGCGGCCGGCCTTTTTGATGTTTCACACATGGGCGAGATCGAGATAAGAGGCGCGGATGCGCTATCTCTCGTTCAGCGTGTCACAACCAACGATGCGTCCAAACTCGAGGACAACCAGGTCCAGTATTCCACGATGACTAACGAAGAAGGCGGCGTGCTTGACGACCTGCTGGTCTACCGAATAAACGCGGACTATTTTCTGCTGATCGTCAACGCAGGAGGCGCCGATTCGGATTACGAATGGATCAAGAAGCACGTTGGCGCTTTGAGCACGGAAGTGCACAACACGAGCGATGCGTTTTCGCTCCTGGCGCTGCAAGGCCCGCGCGCCGAGCCCATCTTACAAGGACTGACCGATCACATGCTTGATCGCGTACCGTATTACTGGTCGCAGCGCGTTTTTGTGGATAGAGTTGATTGTCGCGTGTCGCGCACCGGTTACACCGGAGAGGACGGGTTCGAGATACTCTGCGACACACGCGACGCGCGCCACGTTTGGAATCGGCTGCTGGTAACCGGTCTCGATCAGGGACTCCTCCCTTGTGGTCTCGCAGCGCGTAACACTTTGAGGCTCGAGGCAGCGTACAGGCTTTACGGCCACGACATGGATCAGACAACAACGCCGCTTGAAGCCGGGCTGGGTTGGGTGGTGAAACTCGCAAAGGGGGATTTCATCGGACGCGACGCGCTTATGCGGCAGAAGGAAGACGGCTTGAAACGGAGGCTTGTTGGCTTCGAGGTACTGGACCGCGCGCCGGCTCGCGACGCCTATCCGGTCTTGATCGGCGAAAAACAGGTTGGGGTCGTCACATCGGGAAGCCCCGCGCCGTACTTAAAGAAGAACATCGGATTCACCTACTTCCCGACCGAGCATGCGGCGGTTGGCACAGAGTTCTTTGTCGTCGTCCGGGGACGTAACGTTCCCGCCCGCGTAGTCGAGACGCCTTTCTATAGGCGCGAGAAAACATTCGATTGATCATCGGGTTGGACCAACTTTCAGAGTCAGAACTCGACGGAGACAAAAAGATGTCAAATACACCGGAGGACCTCAGCTACACCAAAGACCACGAGTGGGTCCGCGTCAAAGGAAGCCAGGCGGCCGTCGGTATCACCGACCATGCTCAACAGCAACTCGGGGACGTCGTGTACGTAGAGCTGCCGAAGGTCGGCGACAAGTTCGAGGCATCTGAGCCCTTTGGCACCGTGGAAAGCGTCAAGGCAGTCAGCGAGGTTTACATGCCAGTCAGCGGCACGGTCGCCGAAGTCAATGAGAGCCTCAACGATTCGCCCGAACTAGTCAACGAAGACCCCTACGGCGACGGCTGGATGATCGGCATCAAGATTGACAACCTCGCTCAGATCGATGCCCTTTTGACCTCCATCGAGTACGAAGACTACATCAAGGAAGAGGCGGCGGAGTAAGCGCGAATGAGATATATTCCGAACTCGACCGGCGAGCGCCGCTCGATGTTGGCGGACATCGGATTGGAGCGCATCGAAGACCTCTTCGATCAAATCCCGGAACAGCTAAAGCTCAAAGAACCGATCGGTGTCGGCGACCCGATCAGTGAGCCTGATCTGTTGGAATACTTTCGAGATCTGGCCTCGAAGAACGGGATCGACCACCAGTCGTTTCTCGGCGCGGGGGCATACTCGCATTTCATACCGGTCATCATCGACTCGTTGATCTCCCGCGCTGAGTTCTTCACTGCATACACGCCTTATCAACCGGAGCTCAGTCAGGGGACGTTGCAATACACGTTCGAGTTCCAGACGATGATCTGCCAGCTCACCGGAATGGAGGTGGCCAACGCTTCGCTCTACGACGGATCGACGGCTGTGGCGGAAGCCGTGTTGATGGCAAATCGCGTGACCCGCCGCAGCAAATTCGTCATCGCCGATACGGTCCATCCACAGTATCGCGAAGTAGTCTCCGCCTATACGAAACACCTCGGATTGAAAATCGAGGAGGCTGAGCACGGTGAATCGGGCACGCTTGATCCGGGCTCACTCGGAATCGATAATGAAACCGCCGCCGTCGTGGTGCAGTCGCCTAACTTCTTCGGCTGCATCGAAGATCTCGCTGCGATCGCGGATGCTGCGCACAACGCGGGAGCTTTGTTGATCGTTGCGATTACCGAGCCGATGAGTCTGGGCATTTTGAAGCCGCCCGGCGCGCTGGGAGCTGACATCGTCGCCGGCGAGACTCAATCGTTCGGCATACCCTTGAGCTTCGGCGGCCCTTACTGCGGGATGTTCGCCACGCTCGATAAGCACGTGCGCCAGATGCCGGGCCGGTTGGTGGGCGAGGCTTATGACAGCCAGGGGCGGCGCGGGTACGTGCTGACATTGTCGACCCGCGAACAGCATATTCGGCGCGAGAAAGCGACTTCAAACATCTGCACCAATCAAGGACTGTTTGCGCTGATGGCGACGGTTTACCTGTCGACTATGGGAAAGCATGGTGTGCAAGAGGTCGCGCGGCAGAACCTGCACAAGGCGCACTATGCTGCGTCGGAGATCAGCAAGCTCGATGGCTTCGAGATGAAGTTCTCATCTCCGTTCTTCAACGAGTTCGTTGTGCGCACGCCGCAGCCGGCGTCCAGGGTGATGAAGCGGCTGCTCGACAAAAAGATAATCGGCGGGATTGCTCTCGAAGGTCATTATTCCGCGATGACCGACTCGGCGCTGGTGTGCGTGACCGAGACGTCGAAGAAAGAAGCAATCGATAGGCTGGTGGGCGCGCTGTCTGAAATTTGAGGATTCAAGTCCGCACTGATAACAGAGTCAAGGAGGCTTACAATGCCAGATCTACAACAACTTGGAGTTGGCGGCGTGATTTTCATCGTCGGCGCCATCATATACATCGTCAATCTGTTGCTTGGCCTCGCGCGTCGTGGCAAGCCGTTGCCGTTTGACGGAGTTGGGCTGATGGTGCTTGGAATAGGGATCGCGCTTCTGCTTAAGTGGTGAGCGCTGGATTCCCGCGTCGGGTTTAAACCGAAAGAATGACCAAGAACAGAATCAAGAAAGCCACAACTCACGTGGTCCAGAACGAAGGTCTGCTGTTCGAAGAGTCGCGTCCTGGACGAATCGGCTACTCCGTTCCTAAACTCGACGTGCCCGAACGCCCGGATGATCAACTGGTCGATGGGCGGCTTCTTCGAGACGACGACCTCGAAGGCATGCCCGAGCTTTCGGAAGTAGATGTGATTCGCCACTTCACTCGGCTATCGACCTGGAACTACTGCATCGACCACGGGCTCTATCCGTTGGGCTCGTGCACGATGAAGTACAATCCGCGTATCAACGAGAAGATCGCTCGCATCGAAGGGCTGGCAAGTCTTCACCCGCTGACTCCAACGCCGCTCGCTCAAGGCGCGCTCGATATAGTCTTTCGCCTCGAAGAATGCCTTGCCCATATTACGGGTCTTGCGGCGGTGACGAGTCAACCGGCGGCCGGCGCGCAAGGTGAGATGACCGGGCTAATGATGATTCGCGCGGCGCTGACCGAACGCGGCGATCCGCGCAAGAAGGTCTTGATTCCGGATTCCGCGCACGGAACGAATCCCGCCTCCGCGGTCATCTGCGGCTACACGGTG
It encodes the following:
- the gcvH gene encoding glycine cleavage system protein GcvH, which produces MSNTPEDLSYTKDHEWVRVKGSQAAVGITDHAQQQLGDVVYVELPKVGDKFEASEPFGTVESVKAVSEVYMPVSGTVAEVNESLNDSPELVNEDPYGDGWMIGIKIDNLAQIDALLTSIEYEDYIKEEAAE
- the gcvT gene encoding glycine cleavage system aminomethyltransferase GcvT, whose product is MLKRTPLYESHVTLGARMVEFAGWDMPVQYTGHVQEHLAVREAAGLFDVSHMGEIEIRGADALSLVQRVTTNDASKLEDNQVQYSTMTNEEGGVLDDLLVYRINADYFLLIVNAGGADSDYEWIKKHVGALSTEVHNTSDAFSLLALQGPRAEPILQGLTDHMLDRVPYYWSQRVFVDRVDCRVSRTGYTGEDGFEILCDTRDARHVWNRLLVTGLDQGLLPCGLAARNTLRLEAAYRLYGHDMDQTTTPLEAGLGWVVKLAKGDFIGRDALMRQKEDGLKRRLVGFEVLDRAPARDAYPVLIGEKQVGVVTSGSPAPYLKKNIGFTYFPTEHAAVGTEFFVVVRGRNVPARVVETPFYRREKTFD
- the gcvPA gene encoding aminomethyl-transferring glycine dehydrogenase subunit GcvPA, which produces MRYIPNSTGERRSMLADIGLERIEDLFDQIPEQLKLKEPIGVGDPISEPDLLEYFRDLASKNGIDHQSFLGAGAYSHFIPVIIDSLISRAEFFTAYTPYQPELSQGTLQYTFEFQTMICQLTGMEVANASLYDGSTAVAEAVLMANRVTRRSKFVIADTVHPQYREVVSAYTKHLGLKIEEAEHGESGTLDPGSLGIDNETAAVVVQSPNFFGCIEDLAAIADAAHNAGALLIVAITEPMSLGILKPPGALGADIVAGETQSFGIPLSFGGPYCGMFATLDKHVRQMPGRLVGEAYDSQGRRGYVLTLSTREQHIRREKATSNICTNQGLFALMATVYLSTMGKHGVQEVARQNLHKAHYAASEISKLDGFEMKFSSPFFNEFVVRTPQPASRVMKRLLDKKIIGGIALEGHYSAMTDSALVCVTETSKKEAIDRLVGALSEI